In Stenotrophomonas sp. 610A2, one DNA window encodes the following:
- a CDS encoding non-heme iron oxygenase ferredoxin subunit: MSETWTFICASEELLPGEMKTGFDEVTGSPIVVFNLDGELYALEDQCTHEEFELSSGTLDPDEGSIECILHGARFDIRDGRALCAPAYTAVPKFPVKREHGGIWSRDDRD, encoded by the coding sequence ATGAGCGAGACCTGGACCTTCATCTGTGCCAGCGAGGAACTGCTGCCGGGCGAAATGAAGACCGGCTTCGACGAAGTCACCGGCTCGCCGATTGTGGTGTTCAACCTGGACGGTGAGCTGTATGCGCTGGAAGACCAGTGCACGCACGAGGAGTTCGAGCTGTCCTCCGGCACATTGGACCCGGATGAAGGCAGCATCGAGTGCATCCTGCACGGCGCCCGCTTCGACATCCGCGATGGCCGCGCCCTCTGCGCCCCGGCCTATACGGCGGTGCCCAAGTTCCCGGTCAAGCGCGAACACGGCGGCATCTGGTCGCGCGACGACCGCGACTGA
- a CDS encoding GNAT family N-acetyltransferase: MNTLTFRPATAADIPALIDLVTSAYRGDASRVGWTTEADLLDGQRIDAAGIQGDLDRPRSVILLAEQDGQLQACCHVADENGHGYFGMFSVSPNAQGGGIGKQLMQRAEQHAAEQWQLPTMQMTVIDCRDELIAFYERRGYVRTGIKKPFPYGDERFGIPKRDDLQFEILEKPLGVAA, translated from the coding sequence ATGAACACGCTGACTTTCCGCCCTGCTACCGCCGCCGATATCCCGGCCCTGATCGACCTGGTCACCTCCGCCTACCGTGGCGATGCTTCCCGCGTTGGCTGGACCACCGAAGCCGACCTCCTCGACGGCCAGCGCATCGACGCCGCCGGCATCCAGGGCGATCTGGACCGCCCGCGCAGCGTGATCCTGCTCGCCGAGCAGGACGGTCAACTCCAGGCCTGCTGCCATGTCGCCGATGAAAACGGCCACGGTTACTTCGGCATGTTCTCGGTCAGCCCCAACGCCCAGGGCGGCGGCATCGGCAAGCAGTTGATGCAGCGCGCCGAACAGCACGCCGCCGAGCAGTGGCAGCTGCCGACCATGCAGATGACGGTGATCGATTGCCGCGATGAACTGATCGCCTTCTACGAACGCCGCGGCTACGTGCGTACCGGCATCAAGAAGCCGTTCCCGTATGGCGATGAGCGCTTCGGCATCCCCAAGCGTGACGACCTGCAGTTCGAGATCCTTGAGAAGCCGCTGGGTGTTGCCGCATGA